A single region of the Myripristis murdjan chromosome 3, fMyrMur1.1, whole genome shotgun sequence genome encodes:
- the ahctf1 gene encoding protein ELYS isoform X2, which produces MHDLTAQVTSSLLPFPGVTIDALGEDEIILDSVLHGKFSVGRSGLAWLACGPQLEVVHAVTGERLSAYCFSGGGEHPPSVLAARDFSWLKRSGLLVGLEEAEGSMLCLYDMGLSRVVKAVVIPGRITAIEPLVSYGGASTATQHLHQSLRWFFGIAAVVTDLGHVLLVDLCLDDLSCSQSELEASDLEVVTKSPTEIPRLREASSRQGRHLCLQLNGPSGVGATALHYIHRTNQLAVGFSDGYLQMWNMKTLKKEYHSQLEGGRVPVYAFTFQEPENDPRNCCYLWAVQSAQDLEGDVVSLHLLQLAFSERKCLASGKILYEGLEYCEERFSQEVSGSAFPLRAQATNTRLLSCQTIEKFRPHPDRDDSMNEVASPDTSVSIFSWQVKAYGQGNPSTFVGIFDINRWYHAQMPDSLRTGECLRSCPYLAVWSLDPVVEMVSPRPLLDVVVHDRSLSRGLPFTCPPPEQFFNPTTYNFDATCLLNSGIVHLTCSGYQKETLSFLKKAAPCSSDIISSSYSRCLMSGLLSSRLADTQPSSLSQEEQLDAILSTAVETSSLGLITGCIKQWTAEEQPGSALNLRYILEWAWNKVVHTKEELDGICAPLFDSSSNFTDPQTMQLLQHSQRLLGNLSTIFHCLLSEAQELTQKGLVGLLNKNMVASLISQYTQVVLWFCRTGLLPEGSDEDALQISRPFYRHSVISNYYTIRREELTKLAKDKWCADCLMIDGLVGQCGDRLVNLWKRDEGGTGQYPPPTLHALLDIYLLESIDEAAKHAIVIYLLLDVMYSFPNKGGASVESFPTAFAIPIGLVKLVQGLWLLDHHDHQSSLELLLHPATSQCQFVWQHERVLQALMCQGQHSVALRYFHITKPPLSSTSQAKLCLSVLLHNRCLVEAWSLLRQHSSRLNMEELMGFLYESCQELGLTKELLKLPLGLPEQECLEKFLQGTGGLQNRELLMVHYLQQANYIPALQLNHNLKMNLVNERDPKLKERSNARNSILEQYGKVLPRVQRKLAMERAKPYQHPSTIHREVSRPQPLSTIAKRSANEKVMSRAGFINSVRLKTQEVWMGKEATPQPSPGTSPRTADTQGTSPKSLAIPEPFLGTPITMTAKRKSRLLDLVVHPSCQTPQPLLSPPRPPSSWAPPKSISKAPELSLLQTPQVVKRARALAATGPVFSAFTPQSILRSSLRPTPVATPSASPGRSITPPLRSKESRITFIEESESPEPEKGAIHWSNGMAADNEISLLTRGSPMSKAGRQTWTSQRTEEEEEDGDEEELEEQPHVKFTPPEGGIPSPQLRGFESESSSFQEITAETRSVGLALPGSVPARLSLGLETSQASVRSTDTTLEFYDAPLSQDLEKEKEHPCNETDDDVVVMKLAPAEQKEPEPNSLTTTEQNPLLTVADGESESQDVKEDEASEEEMEIGLEQEGEEEKGERIETEKEDEGDAESSSKSEDGPTVDVEDAEESSHNHGHNQDVAEVSGPEAQLQDQPEKAERQEEDQSQTTESPELTENLVASEALEATKELPDTVEQTADLTEFVEQHLFGDDLSPPLTRSGIHEASRTWTSFNREPVCEVQEEEQAAAEDPAVLTSQKSAPSVTSSETTGTDSHSVVSVNDSEDLSSPASEEEEEDEEEEESDGAEDEEEEEEEEEEGEEEEEDSGSEVEIIEEVQGNGRLPPLQPSPLFVEQRHPHFLPSLSEQEAAALSIITPEAELKMVEEEMEGEVVMVRLGADRELEADEGEDGETAYTELKPSTTLLVPLELVEGHHGLVDGAELDLAEHGQTSEPDNPISEAPSGFSLMLEVDEDREKEADMLPLENDVQCSAHPSMQPPETEFNDEVVDQPELILLGTDDQDAPQSGDVSQGEQATEMDTLDGIEIDGWSETEKERILPVLPDDPCDLEIIKHQSAVPSEYMETDEAEERRDAEPVMLAEDQSSQVEEPQTASDSGSAAAEKLSVVLDGEEQSGEDEAAMKNIATEEKEEEEDNPTPAEDQKEPGTVVSVSDVAVAPKENGPFKASVPEPTQIDDNAEVAPVSVQEPQQDHNSLAETEQEKREEFREQQTETKMITRRGEGESEEGKQVTQVSSDSQSEPQPVSGSTTSQRRKKAPSTPTRRTTRSRSVTFSEAEQSEDEGRVEQTEATSVVPASPSRASRRLRQGKEPTVPASPPRRSARKAPPEPSKEEVEDDKKSEEETTDNNATVSVTSSASTPAKRRVSQRATPTRTSRRTRSSSEEMTAAKEPIEEQKEEEEDEATNSNSAAPTGSRGPSPAKRRTTQRNTPRRASRRILRSEVVPATLEILEEEEQDEVSATPVKSNSRKTKTRSSEAQPALLEDDEEDRKLQLSSLARATRQSNRLTLNVYPQSTKKTDEKMTENKDPPEPTHNSDAPPIASSRRLTRSKLWNHPEEDLPLLDTPLEVDSKTPVADALIKRLQDEEEKEEGGLVVTNMARARKRTTKSSVERDPSPPLDTMRDGVVLKHDDDEASEPSPVEHSFIYSPSRRRTRAQKAEAPVESEASLPPVTRTRRNVTATAVSAAQDEDASEDNVETDKAAIVSKTRKTSKRTSKSKAALDAPPIAKVEQISPLPSPEQPVPRALKRIEEGEAPAPRMSLRRKRILDTVFTKPVTRRKKL; this is translated from the exons ATGCATGACCTGACTGCCCAGGTCACAAGCAGCCTGCTGCCTTTCCCAGGAGTGACTATAGATGCTCTTGGGGAGGATGAGATCATCCTGGACTCTGTGCTACATGGGAAGTTCAGTGTTG gccgCAGTGGGCTGGCCTGGCTGGCCTGTGGCCCACAGCTGGAGGTGGTCCATGCAGTGACAGGGGAACGGCTGTCTGCCTACTGTTTCAGTGGCGGAGGGGAGCACCCACCCAGTGTCCTGGCTGCCAGGGACTTCAGCTGGCTCAAGAG GTCAGGCTTGCTGGTCGGCTTGGAGGAAGCTGAGGGCAGCATGCTGTGTCTCTATGACATGGGCCTCTCACGGGTGGTCAAAGCTGTGGTTATACCAGGCAGG ATTACAGCCATTGAGCCTTTGGTGAGTTATGGTGGAGCGAGCACCGCCACCCAGCACCTCCACCAGAGCCTGCGTTGGTTCTTTGGCATAGCGGCCGTAGTGACAGACCTCGGCCACGTTCTGCTGGTGGACCTCTGTCTCGACGACTTGTCCTGCAGCCAGAGCGAACTGGAGGCCTCAG ACCTGGAGGTGGTGACCAAATCTCCAACAGAAATCCCCAGGCTCAGAGAAGCAAGTAGCAGGCAGGGCAGACACCTGTGTCTCCAACTGAATGGGCCTAGTGGAGTCGGGGCCACGGCCCTGCACTACATCCACAGGACCAATCAACTGGCAGTGGGCTTCTCTGACGGCTATCTGCAGATGTGGAACATGAAGACACTCAAGAAGGA gtaCCACTCCCAGTTAGAAGGTGGCAGGGTACCTGTGTATGCCTTCACCTTTCAGGAGCCAGAAAACGACCCCAGGAACTGTTGCTACCTCTGGGCTGTCCAGTCTGCTCAGGATCT GGAGGGAGATGTGGTCAGCCTCCACCTTCTACAACTGGCCTTCAGCGAGAGAAAGTGTCTGGCTTCTGGGAAGATCCTCTATGAG GGTCTAGAGTACTGCGAGGAGCGCTTCAGTCAGGAGGTGAGTGGATCAGCCTTCCCTCTGCGGGCGCAGGCCACCAACACCCGCCTGCTGAGCTGCCAGACCATCGAGAAGTTCCGACCCCATCCTGACAGGGACGACAGCATGAATGAAG TTGCATCTCCAGACACCAGTGTGTCCATCTTCAGCTGGCAGGTGAAGGCCTACGGTCAGGGAAACCCCTCTACCTTTGTTGGTATTTTTGACATCAACCGTTGGTATCATGCACAAATGCCCGACTCTCTGAG AACTGGGGAGTGTCTGCGCAGCTGTCCCTACCTGGCGGTGTGGTCTCTTGACCCAGTGGTGGAGATGGTGTCTCCGCGCCCTCTGCTGGATGTGGTGGTGCATGACCGCAGCCTCAGCAGGGGTCTGCCCTTCACCTGCCCCCCGCCAGAGCAGTTCTTCAACCCCACCACATACAACTTTG ATGCTACCTGTTTGCTCAACTCTGGGATTGTGCACTTAACATGCTCTGGGTATCAGAAAGAG aCCCTGAGCTTTTTGAAGAAAGCTGCTCCTTGTTCCAGTGACATCATCTCCTCTAGCTACTCGCGCTGCCTCATGTCCGGCCTGCTCTCATCACGCCTGGCTGACACCCAGCCTTCTAGCCTGtctcag gaggagcagctggatGCCATCCTGTCCACAGCGGTGGAGACCAGCTCCTTAGGGCTGATCACTGGCTGTATCAAACAGTGGACCGCAGAGG AGCAACCAGGCTCAGCATTGAACCTGCGGTACATCCTGGAGTGGGCTTGGAACAAAGTAGTACACACCAAGGAAGAACTGGATGGCATCT GTGCACCGCTGTTTGACAGCTCATCCAACTTCACAGACCCCCAGACCATGCAGCTGTTACAGCACAGCCAGAGACTCCTGGGTAACCTCAGCACCATCTTCCATTGTCTGCTTAGTGAGGCCCAGGAACTCACCCagaaag GTCTGGTGGGGCTGTTGAACAAGAACATGGTGGCCAGTCTGATTTCCCAGTACACCCAGGTGGTCCTGTGGTTCTGTCGCACCGGCCTCCTGCCTGAGGGCTCAG ATGAGGATGCTCTCCAGATCTCCAGACCCTTCTACAGACACTCAGTCATCAGCAACTATTACACCATCCGCAGAGAAGAGCTTACCAAGCTGGCAAA GGATAAGTGGTGCGCAGACTGCCTGATGATTGATGGCTTGGTTGGCCAGTGTGGCGACCGTCTGGTCAACTTGTGGAAAAGGGATGAGGGTGGGACAGGGCAGTACCCACCACCCACATTACAT GCCTTGCTGGACATTTATCTACTGGAGAGCATTGATGAAGCTGCCAAACATGCAATT GTGATCTACTTGTTGCTGGACGTCATGTACTCGTTCCCCAATAAGGGGGGAGCGTCAGTGGAGTCTTTCCCCACAGCTTTCGCCATTCCTATTGGACTGGTCAAACTGGTGCAGGGCCTCTGGCTACTGGACCATCACGACCACCAG AGTTCACTAGAGCTGCTCCTGCACCCGGCTACCTCTCAGTGCCAGTTTGTGTGGCAGCACGAGCGCGTCCTGCAGGCGCTGATGTGCCAGGGCCAGCACTCAGTGGCACTGCGATACTTCCATATAACAAAGCCTCCACTCTCCTCCACTTCCCAGGCAAAACTCTGCCTCTCTGTACTTCTGCACAACAG GTGTCTTGTCGAGGCGTGGTCCTTGCTTCGGCAGCACTCCAGTCGTCTCAACATGGAAGAACTGATGGGCTTCTTATATGAGAGCTGCCAGGAGCTAGGCCTCACCAAGGAGCTATTGAAGCTGCCTCTGGGCCTCCCTGAACAG GAGTGTTTGGAGAAGTTTCTTCAAGGTACTGGCGGTCTGCAGAACAGAGAGCTGTTAATGGTTCACTACCTGCAGCAAGCCAACTACATACCAGCCCTACAGCTCAACCACAACCTCAAAATGAACCTGGTG AATGAGCGGGACCCAAAACTGAAGGAACGATCCAACGCTAGGAACTCTATCCTGGAGCAGTATGGCAAGGTTTTGCCCAGAGTTCAGAGAAAACTGGCTATGGAGCGGGCCAAACCTTACCAGCACCCCTCCACCATCCACAGAGAAG TGTCTCGCCCCCAGCCGCTGTCGACCATTGCCAAGCGCTCTGCCAATGAGAAGGTGATGTCCCGGGCTGGCTTCATCAACAGTGTCAGGCTCAAGACACAGGAGGTGTGGATGGGCAAGGAAGCCACACCACAGCCCTCCCCAGGCACCAG TCCCAGGACAGCAGATACACAGGGCACCAGCCCCAAGTCCCTGGCCATACCTGAACCCTTCCTAGGAACTCCTATCACCATGACTGCCAAACGAAAGTCAAG GCTGTTGGATTTAGTGGTTCACCCCTCCTGTCAGACCCCCCAGCCACTCCTCAGCCCCCCCAGGCCTCCCAGCTCCTGGGCCCCTCCCAAGAGTATCAGCAAGGCTCCTGAACTCAGTCTGTTGCAAACACCACAGGTGGTCAAG CGAGCTCGGGCCTTGGCTGCCACTGGCCCCGTGTTCTCAGCCTTTACTCCCCAGTCCATCCTGCGCAGCAGCCTGAGGCCCACGCCTGTCGCCACCCCCTCTGCTTCCCCCGGGCGCTCTATCACCCCCCCTCTCCGCAGCAAAGAGAGCCGCATAACCTTCATCGAAGAGTCAGAATCACCTGAACCAGAGAAGGGCGCCATCCATTGGAGCAACGGG ATGGCAGCGGACAATGAGATCAGCTTGCTGACCAGAGGCTCCCCGATGTCCAAAGCAGGTCGCCAGACTTGGACCTCACAGCgtactgaggaagaggaagaagatggagatgaggaggagttGGAAGAACAACCTCACGTAAAGTTCACCCCTCCAGAAGGTGGCATTCCCTCACCACAGCTGAGGGGTTTTGAGAGTGAGTCATCTTCTTTTCAAGAGATCACAGCAGAAACCAGATCAGTCGGGTTGGCACTGCCAGGTTCGGTGCCAGCACGTCTCAGCCTGGGCTTAGAGACCAGCCAGGCCTCCGTCCGGTCAACAGACACCACCCTGGAGTTCTATGACGCACCTCTTTCGCAAGACctagaaaaggagaaggagcaTCCATGTAATGAGACGGATGACGATGTAGTGGTGATGAAGTTGGCTCCAGCTGAACAGAAAGAACCAGAGCCAAACTCCTTAACAACCACTGAGCAGAACCCTCTCCTGACAGTagcagatggagagagtgaaTCACAGGATGTAAAAGAAGATGAAGCATCTGAAGAAGAAATGGAGATTGGTCTTGAACaagagggtgaagaggagaagggagagaggattGAGACTGAAAAGGAAGATGAAGGAGATGCTGAGTCAAGTAGCAAATCAGAAGATGGTCCTACCGTTGACGTGGAAGACGCAGAGGAATCTAGTCACAATCATG GCCATAACCAGGATGTTGCTGAGGTCTCAGGGCCAGAGGCGCAACTTCAGGACCAACCAGAGAAGGCGGAGAGGCAGGAAGAGGACCAATCACAGACGACTGAATCTCCAGAGCTCACTGAAAACCTGGTGGCATCTGAAGCTCTTGAAGCCACTAAAGAGCTTCCAGACACTGTGGAGCAAACAGCAG ATCTCACAGAGTTTGTGGAACAACATCTGTTTGGTGATGatttgtctcctcctctcacccGCTCTGGGATCCATGAGGCATCACGCACCTGGACATCATTCAACAG GGAGCCCGTGTGTGAGGTCCAAGAGGAGGAACAGGCAGCGGCTGAAGATCCTGCAGTGCTAACCAGCCAAAAATCTGCTCCCTCTGTCACATCCTCAGAGACCACTGGCACCGACTCTCACT CTGTAGTGAGTGTGAACGACAGTGAAGACCTTTCTAGCCCTGCCtctgaagaagaggaagaagatgaggaggaggaggagtcagatGGTGctgaggacgaggaggaggaggaggaagaagaagaagaaggagaagaggaggaggaggactcgGGCAGTGAGGTGGAGATCATCGAGGAAGTACAAGGCAATGGGAGGCTGCCGCCCCTCCAACCCAGTCCGCTCTTCGTGGAACAAAGACACCCCCACTTCTTGCCCAGCCTGTCGGAGCAGGAGGCTGCTGCACTCTCAATAATCACACCCGAGGCAGAGCTGAAG atggtggaggaggagatggagggagaggtaGTGATGGTGAGACTTGGGGCAGATAGAGAGCTTGAGGCAGACGAGGGGGAGGATGGTGAAACCGCCTACACAGAGCTCAAACCCTCCACCACCCTCCTGGTGCCCCTGGAGCTCGTGGAGGGACATCATGGCCTCGTTGATGGTGCTGAGCTAGATCTTGCTGAGCACGGGCAAACCAGCGAGCCAGACAACCCCATCTCTGAAGCTCCCAGCGGCTTCTCTCTGATGCTGGAGGTGGACgaggacagagaaaaggaggcagACATGCTCCCTCTAGAGAATGATGTGCAATGCTCCGCCCATCCCTCTATGCAACCTCCAGAAACAGAGTTTAATGATGAAGTTGTGGACCAACCGGAGCTTATTCTTCTGGGCACAGATGACCAGGACGCTCCCCAGTCTGGAGATGTTTCCCAGGGGGAGCAAGCAACAGAGATGGACACCTTGGATGGAATAGAGATAGACGGATGgtctgagacagaaaaggaaaggattCTGCCTGTCTTGCCTGATGACCCTTGTGATCTCGAGATCATAAAACACCAATCTGCCGTTCCATCTGAATACATGGAGACAGATGAGGCTGAAGAACGGAGAGATGCTGAGCCTGTAATGTTGGCTGAAGATCAGTCTAGCCAGGTTGAAGAACCTCAAACCGCCTCAGACTCGGGATCAGCTGCAGCGGAAAAACTCTCTGTAGTCTTGGATGGGGAGGAGCAGTCTGGCGAAGATGAAGCGGCAATGAAAAACATTGCAacggaggagaaggaagaagaagaggataaCCCAACGCCAGCTGAGGACCAGAAGGAGCCTGGAACAGTCGTCAGTGTCAGCGATGTAGCTGTTGCTCCTAAAGAGAATGGGCCTTTTAAGGCCAGTGTGCCTGAACCAACCCAGATAGACGACAATGCAGAGGTGGCACCTGTGTCTGTACAAGAGCCACAGCAAGATCACAACTCCTTAGCTGAGACAGAGCAGGAGAAAAGGGAAGAATTTAGGGAGCAGCAAACGGAGACGAAAATGATaaccaggagaggagagggcgaGAGTGAAGAAGGGAAACAGGTGACGCAGGTGAGCTCAGACAGCCAGTCTGAGCCACAACCAGTATCAGGGAGCACCACCtcccagaggagaaagaaagccCCATCCACCCCAACACGGAGGACCACAAGGAGCAGGTCGGTCACCTTCAGCGAAGCGGAGCAATCAGAGGATGAGGGAAGGGTAGAGCAGACAGAGGCAACCTCCGTGGTCCCTGCCTCACCTAGTCGTGCATCAAGAAGACTCAGACAAGGCAAAGAACCCACAGTCCCAGCCAGTCCACCTCGACGGAGTGCCCGCAAAGCCCCCCCTGAGCCCTCTAAAGAAGAGGTGGAAGACGACAAAAAATCTGAGGAGGAGACAACGGACAACAATGCCACAGTTTCAGTTACTTCTAGTGCTTCTACCCCAGCCAAACGCCGCGTGTCCCAGAGGGCCACACCAACCAGGACTAGCCGCAGGACCCGGAGTAGCAGTGAGGAGATGACAGCGGCCAAAGAGCCAATagaggagcagaaggaggaagaagaggatgaggcCACAAATAGCAACAGTGCTGCACCGACGGGCTCCAGAGGGCCCAGCCCAGCCAAACGCAGGACCACGCAGAGAAACACACCGAGGAGGGCCAGTCGCAGGATACTGAGAAGTGAGGTGGTACCGGCAACGTTAGAgatcctggaggaggaggagcaggatgagGTGTCAGCCACTCCCGTCAAAAGCAACTCCAGGAAAACTAAGACAAGATCCTCCGAGGCCCAACCTGCCCTGCTGGAGGACGATGAGGAGGACAGGAAACTGCAACTTTCCAGCCTTGCCAGGGCGACTCGTCAGTCTAATCGCCTCACCCTCAATGTTTACCCACAG AGCACAAAGAAGACTGACGAAAAGATGACCGAAAACAAAGATCCCCCTGAGCCCACCCACAACAGTGACGCTCCTCCCATCGCCAGCTCCCGTCGACTAACGAGAAGCAAACTGTGGAACCACCCTGAGGAAGATCTTCCCTTGTTGGACACTCCTTTGGAGGTGGATTCCAAAACACCCGTCGCCGATGCCCTCATCAAGAGACTCcaagatgaagaggagaaggaagaag GAGGACTGGTTGTCACGAATATGGCAAGAGCCCGCAAGAGGACTACAAAGTCATCAGTGGAGCGGGATCCCTCACCGCCTCTGGACACGATGAGAGACGGCGTGGTCCTCAAACATGACGATGATGAGGCCAGTGAGCCCAGTCCTGTTGAACACTCGTTCATCTACTCGCCCTCACGGAGGAGAACAAGAG CCCAAAAAGCAGAGGCTCCTGTCGAGAGTGAAGCGTCTTTGCCTCCTGTTACTCGCACCAGAAGAAACGTCACTGCCActgctgtctctgctgctcag gATGAAGATGCTTCAGAAGATAACGTGGAGACAGACAAGGCAGCAATTGTTTCTAAAACCAGAAAAACTAGCAAACGAACGTCTAA GTCCAAAGCAGCTTTGGATGCGCCTCCCATAGCAAAGGTGGAGCAGATCTCTCCTCTGCCCAGCCCAGAGCAGCCTGTCCCCCGGGCCCTCAAGAGGATCGAGGAGGGCGAGGCCCCGGCCCCTCGCATGAGCCTCCGACGCAAGCGCATACTGGACACCGTTTTCACAAAACCCGTCACCCGGAGGAAGAAGCTCTAA